Proteins from a single region of Prinia subflava isolate CZ2003 ecotype Zambia chromosome 10, Cam_Psub_1.2, whole genome shotgun sequence:
- the GPR88 gene encoding G protein-coupled receptor 88 codes for MPNASSWSASSPLLLLWEDSSGTRIFVSLLYAVLAISGTLSNVMVIYLVFSFKKLQTTSNAFIVNGCAADLSVCALWMPQEAVLGLLPPNSSSLRSAEYRLLRGGLLGLGLTVSLASHLLVAFNRYVLITKLPSVYQALYQRRHTGCMIGLSWALALLPVPLLPGLWTLGSAQSDGSSRYTALLLALAVLGQTALLLHCYLGIVRRVRGSAKRVSVLNFHLLHQLPFPAAPPPPRRAQRRLSSVSVLLLCCVFLLGTQPLVWVSLLGFFLRPAPPALQAASWLLLCSLSALNPLLYTWRSEEFRRAARSVLPRGEGPAAAPRPAAAAGAAGAPPCPQLPRRRGTGSGASAAAAPR; via the coding sequence ATGCCCAACGCCTCTTCCTGGAGTGCTAGCTcgcctctgctgctgctctgggaggacTCCTCCGGGACCCGCATCTTTGTGTCGCTGCTCTATGCAGTCTTAGCTATCTCAGGGACTTTATCCAATGTGATGGTCATCTATTTAGTCTTCTCCTTCAAGAAGCTGCAGACAACTAGCAATGCCTTCATCGTGAACGGCTGTGCGGCAGACCTGAGCGTGTGCGCGCTGTGGATGCCccaggaggctgtgctggggctgctgccccccAATTCCTCCTCCCTGCGCTCGGCGGAGTACCGGCTGCTCCGAGGGGGGCTCCTGGGCCTCGGCCTCACCGTCTCCCTGGCCTCGCACCTGCTGGTGGCTTTCAACAGGTACGTGCTCATCACCAAGCTGCCCAGCGTGTACCAGGCCCTCTACCAGCGGAGACACACGGGCTGCATGATCGGGCTCTCCTGGGCCCTCGCCCTGCTCCCGGTCCCGCTGCTGCCCGGCCTCTGgaccctgggctctgcccagtCGGACGGCAGCTCTCGCTACACCGCCCTGCTCCTCGCCCTGGCCGTGCTGGGCCAGACCGCGCTGCTGCTCCACTGCTACCTCGGCATCGTGCGGCGGGTGCGGGGCAGCGCCAAGCGGGTCAGCGTCCTCAACTTCCACCTGCTGCACCAGCTGCCCttccccgccgcgccgccgccgcctcgccgcGCCCAGCGCCGCCTCAGCAGCGTCTCcgtcctgctgctctgctgcgTGTTCCTGCTGGGCACCCAGCCCCTGGTCTGGGTGAGCCTCCTGGGCTTCTTCCtgcgcccggcgccgccggcGCTGCAGGCCgccagctggctgctgctctgctcgCTCTCGGCCCTCAACCCGCTGCTCTACACGTGGCGCAGCGAGGAGTTCCGCCGGGCGGCCCGCTCCGTCCTGCCCCGCGGCGAgggcccggccgccgccccgcgccccgccgccgctgcgggCGCCGCCGgcgccccgccctgcccgcagCTGCCGCGGCGCCGGGGCACGGGGAGCGGCGccagcgccgcggccgcgccgcgctga